Proteins co-encoded in one Symmachiella macrocystis genomic window:
- a CDS encoding hydroxyacid-oxoacid transhydrogenase gives MQHDTAFQMAASNIRFGAGITGEVGMDLVDMGMRRVMLVIDPALVSLPTGKTVLASLDDNGIDYERFDRVRVEPTDASFQDAAQFATAGNFDAFVAVGGGSTIDTAKAANLYSSHPADFLEYVNAPIGRGRPVPGRCKPLIAIPTTAGTGSETTGVAIFDYVEHHAKTGIAHRYLKPTLGIVDPDNSRTLPAAVAAAAGLDVLCHAMESYTAIPYTSRPKPARPIERPAYQGNNPISDLWSMRALEMCRESLLQAVAHPEDDHARGQMILASALAGIGFGNAGVHLPHGMSYPVAGMVRDFMPAGYVTDHPIVPHGMSVILNAPAVVRFTASACPERHLQVAAALGADVNDCDERDAGDILAATIIDYMQKLNMPSGLAAVSYTDADIPALVQGTLPQHRVTKLAPKPAGDKELASLFADSLEIW, from the coding sequence ATGCAACACGACACAGCCTTTCAAATGGCAGCCTCCAATATCCGTTTCGGCGCCGGCATCACCGGCGAAGTCGGCATGGATCTCGTCGATATGGGAATGCGACGGGTGATGTTGGTCATCGATCCCGCTCTCGTCTCCTTGCCGACCGGCAAAACGGTGCTCGCCTCGTTGGACGATAACGGGATCGACTACGAACGATTCGACCGCGTCCGCGTTGAACCGACCGATGCCAGTTTTCAAGACGCAGCCCAGTTTGCCACAGCAGGCAACTTCGATGCGTTTGTCGCTGTCGGCGGTGGTAGCACGATCGATACCGCGAAAGCGGCTAATCTGTATTCTTCGCACCCGGCCGACTTTTTGGAATATGTCAACGCACCCATCGGTCGCGGCCGCCCCGTCCCCGGTCGCTGCAAACCTCTGATTGCCATCCCCACCACGGCAGGCACAGGGAGCGAAACAACCGGTGTCGCCATTTTTGACTATGTCGAACATCATGCGAAGACCGGCATCGCTCATCGCTACTTGAAACCAACACTCGGCATCGTCGATCCCGATAACAGCCGCACGCTCCCGGCGGCGGTGGCAGCGGCGGCTGGGTTGGATGTTCTGTGTCACGCGATGGAATCCTACACAGCGATTCCCTACACATCGCGCCCCAAACCCGCGCGGCCGATCGAGCGCCCGGCCTATCAAGGCAACAACCCCATCAGCGACCTCTGGTCGATGCGAGCGCTGGAAATGTGCCGCGAATCGTTATTGCAAGCCGTTGCGCATCCCGAAGACGATCACGCCCGTGGACAAATGATTCTCGCATCGGCGCTGGCTGGAATTGGCTTTGGCAACGCTGGGGTGCACCTACCGCACGGCATGTCCTATCCGGTGGCCGGTATGGTCCGTGATTTTATGCCCGCTGGTTACGTGACGGATCACCCGATTGTCCCGCACGGCATGTCGGTCATTCTCAACGCCCCCGCCGTCGTCCGCTTCACCGCTTCCGCTTGCCCGGAGCGGCACCTACAGGTCGCCGCTGCCTTGGGAGCCGACGTGAACGACTGCGACGAACGCGACGCCGGCGATATCCTCGCAGCCACGATCATCGACTACATGCAAAAACTAAACATGCCGTCCGGTCTGGCCGCTGTGAGTTATACGGACGCCGATATTCCCGCCTTGGTTCAAGGCACGCTGCCGCAACATCGCGTGACGAAACTCGCCCCTAAACCAGCCGGAGACAAAGAATTGGCGTCGCTATTTGCCGATTCATTAGAGATTTGGTGA
- a CDS encoding chemotaxis protein CheX, whose amino-acid sequence MTTSTEQDPALQLIKPFAESTISVVEMMLDSGCTMGEIQPVSVGHRMHEVTSVIGISGGMTGAISFSIPAEGAMAILERMTGIQPTEVDADVLDAIGEMANMIAGFGKRHMETLGLNISLPQVIVGGDYTIYSPRWAQHYWLPMTTDFSECSVDVGFDIPKS is encoded by the coding sequence ATGACGACATCGACTGAACAAGATCCAGCATTGCAATTGATCAAGCCGTTCGCGGAATCAACGATTTCGGTCGTGGAAATGATGTTGGATAGTGGATGTACGATGGGGGAGATCCAGCCGGTTTCCGTAGGCCATCGGATGCATGAAGTCACGTCGGTGATTGGTATCAGTGGCGGAATGACTGGGGCGATTTCCTTCAGCATTCCCGCTGAAGGAGCCATGGCGATTTTGGAACGAATGACAGGGATTCAGCCAACCGAAGTCGATGCGGATGTTCTGGATGCGATCGGAGAAATGGCCAATATGATCGCCGGTTTCGGTAAACGGCACATGGAGACATTGGGGCTGAATATCAGCTTGCCACAAGTGATTGTCGGAGGTGACTACACCATCTATTCGCCGCGCTGGGCGCAACATTATTGGTTGCCGATGACCACCGACTTTTCCGAATGCTCAGTCGACGTGGGATTTGATATCCCCAAGTCGTAA
- a CDS encoding cytochrome P450, giving the protein MTRLPSQVFGVNPFGGEIQPTRVPILQPGSGRPALPFPHPWNFDEPIRILETYFWGSESEQGSGRHNRYLDFPGFSPILVTRDPGVIRAITTNTGDRAGQFDRDTLPSTGIARATGKDTLLFANGAIWKRQRKLAASPFGKTTLFQPEMFHEFAETFRNTITLRLDVLRNHFEQSGQKTLSISLEPEIKVVMLEMIVNNFFGAEVAYEELRDRFVPALERVIDHIVRDTVINQVGIPIAKMPNISARIAQTKQDYASFEELTARVLAARQKATGLWKQFRSDAPDEALRSNIKVFLAGALEATTSYATWTLSHLARNLPAQEKVYQAVQKIENYTPETLESANYLTHALDESLRLTPSLYFLPRRATADTRIETADGRSLLIPQGTHILLDVWHANRHDDFWGIEATGYPANEFVPERWSELAAAGRASKETLHFGFGHGPRVCPGKHLGQLEVALIVGAFVKVFQFKALHPENPAKAGVSTKPLDGTLVELELR; this is encoded by the coding sequence ATGACGCGCCTGCCCAGTCAAGTTTTTGGCGTCAACCCTTTCGGCGGCGAAATTCAGCCGACGCGGGTTCCGATTCTCCAGCCAGGTTCCGGTCGCCCCGCATTGCCGTTTCCACATCCTTGGAATTTCGACGAACCGATTCGGATTCTCGAAACCTACTTTTGGGGCTCAGAGAGCGAACAAGGGTCGGGAAGACACAACCGCTACTTAGATTTCCCCGGCTTTTCCCCGATTCTGGTCACCCGCGATCCCGGTGTGATTCGGGCAATCACGACCAACACCGGCGACCGCGCGGGACAATTCGACCGCGACACCCTTCCCTCCACCGGCATTGCGAGGGCCACGGGAAAGGATACGCTGCTTTTTGCAAACGGCGCGATCTGGAAACGGCAACGCAAACTTGCCGCCTCGCCATTTGGCAAGACGACGCTCTTTCAACCGGAGATGTTCCATGAATTTGCCGAAACATTCCGTAATACCATCACGCTCCGTTTGGACGTGTTGCGCAACCACTTCGAACAATCCGGTCAAAAGACGTTAAGCATCTCGCTGGAACCGGAAATCAAAGTGGTGATGCTGGAGATGATCGTCAACAATTTTTTCGGCGCCGAGGTCGCTTATGAGGAGTTGCGCGATCGGTTCGTTCCGGCACTGGAACGCGTCATCGACCACATCGTCCGTGATACCGTCATCAATCAGGTCGGTATCCCGATCGCAAAAATGCCAAATATCAGCGCCCGCATCGCACAAACAAAACAGGACTACGCCAGTTTCGAAGAATTGACCGCGCGGGTCCTTGCCGCACGACAGAAGGCGACCGGACTTTGGAAGCAGTTTCGGTCCGACGCGCCCGACGAAGCCTTGCGGAGCAACATTAAGGTGTTTCTGGCCGGCGCCTTAGAAGCGACGACATCCTATGCGACGTGGACACTCTCGCATCTTGCGCGAAATTTACCGGCACAGGAAAAAGTCTATCAAGCGGTTCAAAAAATCGAGAACTACACGCCCGAAACCCTAGAATCCGCCAACTACCTGACGCATGCCTTGGATGAATCCTTGCGTCTCACACCGTCGCTGTACTTTCTTCCCCGCCGGGCCACAGCGGACACCCGAATTGAAACAGCTGACGGCCGCAGCCTGCTCATTCCCCAGGGAACGCATATTCTGTTAGACGTCTGGCATGCGAACCGGCACGACGACTTTTGGGGCATTGAAGCCACTGGTTATCCCGCCAACGAATTCGTCCCCGAGCGCTGGTCGGAATTGGCCGCAGCGGGGCGGGCATCAAAAGAAACCCTCCACTTCGGTTTCGGCCACGGCCCCCGCGTTTGCCCGGGCAAACACCTCGGCCAACTCGAAGTCGCCCTCATCGTGGGAGCCTTCGTCAAAGTGTTTCAATTCAAAGCCCTCCATCCAGAAAACCCCGCCAAAGCAGGTGTCTCCACCAAACCCCTGGACGGAACGCTGGTCGAACTGGAACTACGCTAA
- a CDS encoding PVC-type heme-binding CxxCH protein, translating into MNTRTCHLPLIASLVLLALASAPLSVFSADDEEKPLADRLPRIPATESNKALDTFEVQRGFSLETVAHEPNVADPVSACFDENGRMFVAEMHGYPYSQEPTKLNPKGGGKQDAGIVRMLEDTNGDGIYDRSAVFADKISWCTSVLCYRGGVFVISPPHIYYFKDTNGDDVADIREIVYSGFGRGNVQALPNNLKWGLDNRIYGAGASLGAEITNRGEKMAKIGQQDFRFDPVSEKLEPQSGGAQFGMSFDDWGNRFLATNSNHMIHVVYPYEYLVRNPYLPVPSVTRSIAKEGGAAPVFRRSPPEPWRVVRTKRRMENPKFAKNAGTERFAIGFFTSATSPTIYQGSAYPPEYRGNAFIGDVGGNLIHRKTVEADGASFVATRADDNVEFIASTDNWFRPVNFVNAPDGTLFVLDMYRETIEHPYSIPEDIKAHLDLESGHDRGRIYRLVSPDMQRITPPKLGKAPVEELVKNLESPNIWNRETAQRLIWERQDKSAVAPLRKLLRESSSELGRLHALCTLDGIKSLKADDVLIGLSDPHAGVRQHAVRLSSSVADKSSEVMSKLVELVDDPDYRVRLQVAFTLGDIAHEEAAEALAKMSIQYSDDKEMRIAILSSMTANAPVVALRLLANDTFRNTARSGEILSLLAGIVASGKNPAETVKLLAAISTLSADSLNVQRRMLKAIGEGLARNKSTIGKLLAGDKKRKVPDDVKQSVAALFTRAGETAIDENAPPANRSAAVEILAYADFDTVADTLTELITPQTPTALQIAAVNALSTQNDAQVAGVLLEGWRGYFPAVRAAVIEALIRSDDRTQQLLVAMGDGEVTSAELPRDKKQLLLNHQNDKIRAAARKLFGSEVSGDRGKVVADYQAALELEGNAERGKKVFEKTCSVCHKVGELGVQVGPDLASTQNKTPQDLLVNILDPNREALPQYTTYSVVTSAGKTLSGIVTGESANSITLLRAEGKQDVVLRAEIDVLASNGVSLMPEGLEKDIPPQAMADLMAFIRQIRPAKAK; encoded by the coding sequence ATGAACACCCGGACTTGCCACTTGCCGTTAATTGCTTCCCTCGTTTTGCTCGCGTTGGCCTCAGCCCCGCTATCTGTCTTCTCGGCTGACGACGAGGAAAAGCCACTCGCCGACCGCCTACCCCGCATCCCAGCCACCGAATCGAATAAGGCTTTGGACACGTTTGAGGTCCAACGCGGCTTCTCGCTGGAAACGGTCGCCCACGAACCTAACGTCGCCGATCCAGTCAGTGCTTGTTTCGATGAAAATGGACGCATGTTCGTCGCCGAAATGCATGGATATCCCTACTCGCAGGAACCGACCAAACTAAATCCTAAAGGGGGCGGCAAACAGGATGCAGGCATCGTGCGGATGTTGGAAGACACCAATGGCGACGGCATCTATGATCGCAGCGCGGTTTTCGCCGACAAGATCAGTTGGTGCACGTCGGTGCTGTGTTATCGCGGCGGCGTGTTTGTGATTTCTCCACCCCACATTTACTACTTCAAAGATACCAACGGCGACGACGTGGCGGACATTCGTGAAATCGTTTATTCCGGATTCGGCCGCGGCAACGTGCAAGCCTTGCCCAACAATTTGAAGTGGGGCTTGGATAACAGAATCTACGGCGCCGGCGCAAGCTTGGGGGCGGAAATCACCAATCGCGGTGAGAAGATGGCAAAGATTGGCCAACAAGACTTTCGCTTCGACCCGGTCAGCGAAAAACTGGAACCGCAGTCAGGCGGCGCACAATTCGGCATGTCGTTTGACGATTGGGGCAATCGCTTTTTGGCCACCAACAGCAATCATATGATTCACGTGGTCTATCCCTATGAGTATTTAGTGCGAAATCCGTATCTACCGGTCCCCAGTGTCACGCGGAGTATCGCCAAAGAAGGGGGAGCGGCTCCAGTCTTTCGCCGCAGCCCACCCGAGCCATGGCGGGTGGTCCGCACGAAACGACGGATGGAAAATCCCAAGTTCGCTAAGAATGCGGGAACCGAACGGTTTGCCATCGGCTTTTTCACGTCAGCCACCAGCCCCACAATTTATCAAGGCAGCGCCTACCCACCCGAGTATCGCGGCAACGCCTTCATTGGCGATGTGGGCGGCAATTTAATTCATCGTAAAACTGTAGAGGCCGATGGCGCAAGTTTCGTTGCCACCCGCGCCGATGACAATGTAGAATTCATCGCCTCGACCGACAACTGGTTCCGCCCGGTCAATTTCGTCAATGCTCCGGACGGTACGCTGTTTGTGCTCGATATGTATCGCGAAACCATTGAACACCCCTATTCGATCCCCGAAGACATCAAGGCGCACCTCGACCTGGAAAGCGGGCACGATCGCGGACGGATCTATCGCCTCGTGAGCCCCGACATGCAGCGCATCACGCCTCCCAAACTGGGTAAAGCCCCCGTCGAAGAACTCGTCAAAAACCTGGAATCGCCGAACATCTGGAACCGCGAAACGGCGCAGCGGCTCATCTGGGAACGCCAAGACAAATCGGCCGTCGCCCCCTTACGAAAACTATTACGCGAATCCTCCTCCGAATTGGGCCGCCTGCACGCGCTCTGCACGTTGGACGGTATCAAGTCCCTCAAAGCCGACGATGTACTGATTGGGCTGTCTGATCCGCATGCCGGTGTCCGTCAGCATGCGGTCCGCCTCTCCTCGAGCGTAGCTGACAAGTCGTCGGAGGTGATGTCCAAACTCGTGGAACTGGTCGACGACCCCGACTATCGCGTCCGTCTGCAAGTGGCATTCACCTTAGGAGACATCGCTCACGAAGAAGCGGCTGAAGCGCTCGCAAAAATGTCAATCCAATACTCCGACGATAAGGAAATGCGGATTGCCATCCTGTCATCAATGACCGCCAACGCCCCCGTCGTGGCGCTGAGGTTGCTAGCGAACGATACATTCCGTAACACCGCTCGGTCGGGTGAAATCTTATCGCTACTGGCCGGAATTGTGGCCTCGGGCAAAAACCCCGCGGAGACGGTCAAGCTGTTAGCCGCCATCAGCACGCTCTCCGCAGATTCGCTCAACGTGCAGCGGCGGATGCTCAAAGCCATTGGCGAAGGCTTGGCTCGTAACAAATCAACAATCGGCAAATTGCTGGCTGGCGATAAAAAACGCAAGGTTCCCGACGACGTGAAACAAAGCGTCGCTGCTTTATTCACTCGGGCCGGTGAAACAGCGATAGACGAGAACGCGCCCCCCGCCAACCGCAGTGCGGCTGTCGAGATCTTGGCCTATGCCGACTTCGACACAGTGGCGGACACGCTGACTGAATTGATCACGCCGCAAACACCAACGGCCTTGCAAATCGCCGCAGTAAATGCGCTCTCAACGCAAAACGACGCCCAAGTTGCCGGTGTCTTGCTCGAGGGTTGGCGCGGTTATTTCCCCGCGGTCAGAGCCGCTGTGATCGAAGCTTTGATTCGCAGCGACGACCGGACCCAGCAACTGCTCGTCGCCATGGGAGATGGCGAGGTCACTTCGGCCGAGTTACCGCGCGATAAAAAACAGTTACTGCTGAATCACCAAAACGACAAGATTCGCGCCGCCGCTCGCAAACTGTTTGGCAGCGAAGTCTCTGGAGATCGCGGCAAGGTCGTTGCCGATTATCAAGCAGCACTTGAATTGGAAGGCAATGCCGAGCGCGGTAAAAAAGTCTTCGAGAAGACCTGCTCTGTTTGCCATAAGGTAGGTGAACTCGGCGTGCAAGTGGGACCCGATTTGGCCTCCACGCAAAACAAAACGCCTCAAGACCTGCTGGTCAATATCCTGGACCCCAACCGCGAAGCTTTGCCGCAATATACGACCTACAGTGTCGTGACCTCAGCTGGCAAAACCCTTTCGGGGATTGTCACCGGCGAAAGCGCCAACAGCATTACCCTGCTCCGTGCCGAAGGCAAACAGGATGTCGTGCTGCGGGCGGAGATTGACGTGTTGGCGTCAAATGGCGTCTCACTGATGCCCGAAGGCCTCGAAAAAGACATCCCGCCCCAAGCCATGGCTGATCTGATGGCGTTCATACGCCAAATCCGACCCGCCAAAGCCAAATAA
- a CDS encoding leucyl aminopeptidase yields the protein MNFQLVTQNYDSVSADWLIVGIPEADGLPATVSSLDETLGGSISRVREAQDLTGKNAETVLLLDVANIAAKRVLLLGVGKPEEITSASMDKAVMTAARLVSTKETATIAIALPDLSCDGFSHADQLETAVAALEVGCMGQGIYHREPKRFAFENVTVVIAPADDEAAMQTAVDRGQIFGEAVNLTRDLVNRPAQDINPISFATVAEGLANQYGLGCEVFDEDRLREEKMEALLGVARGSDQPPRMVSLKHNGGAEGAPTLYLCGKGVTFDSGGLSLKPSAGMLDMKMDMAGAATVLGAMIAIARLELPVNVVALMGLTENMVNGSSYKLGDVLTARNGVTIEVHNTDAEGRLVLADVLSYAVDQKADCIIDLATLTGACMVALGNDVVGAFTNDQQWCDTVLAASRDRGELLWQMPMYELYDELIKSDVADIKNVGGKWGGAITAAKFLEQFVGDTKWVHLDIAGPAFSDKNQPHQEGGATGVMVRSLVEVAGRFK from the coding sequence ATGAATTTTCAATTGGTCACACAAAATTACGATTCTGTATCGGCGGATTGGCTCATTGTAGGAATTCCCGAAGCCGACGGATTACCGGCAACCGTTTCGTCGCTCGACGAGACTCTGGGGGGATCGATCTCTCGGGTCCGAGAGGCCCAGGATCTGACTGGAAAAAATGCCGAAACCGTGTTGTTGCTTGACGTGGCGAATATCGCCGCGAAGCGAGTTTTACTGCTGGGGGTCGGGAAACCGGAAGAGATCACAAGCGCGTCGATGGACAAAGCAGTGATGACCGCAGCGAGATTGGTATCGACGAAGGAAACAGCAACGATTGCAATTGCGCTGCCCGATTTGTCATGCGACGGTTTTTCGCATGCTGACCAATTGGAAACGGCGGTTGCCGCATTGGAAGTTGGCTGCATGGGGCAGGGGATTTATCACCGGGAGCCGAAACGTTTTGCATTTGAAAACGTGACCGTCGTGATTGCTCCGGCAGATGATGAAGCGGCGATGCAAACGGCCGTTGATCGTGGGCAGATTTTTGGCGAAGCGGTCAATCTTACACGCGATCTGGTGAACCGCCCGGCACAGGACATCAACCCGATCAGCTTTGCCACCGTCGCTGAGGGCTTGGCGAATCAATACGGACTGGGCTGCGAAGTCTTTGACGAGGACCGGTTACGCGAAGAAAAAATGGAAGCCCTACTCGGCGTCGCCCGAGGTAGTGACCAACCGCCGCGGATGGTGAGTCTCAAACACAACGGCGGCGCGGAGGGCGCTCCGACGTTGTACTTGTGCGGCAAGGGGGTCACGTTCGATAGTGGGGGATTATCCCTCAAGCCAAGCGCCGGGATGTTGGATATGAAAATGGACATGGCCGGGGCCGCTACGGTGTTGGGGGCGATGATTGCGATTGCGCGATTGGAACTTCCCGTAAACGTCGTGGCGCTGATGGGGCTCACCGAAAACATGGTCAATGGATCGTCGTACAAGTTGGGCGACGTACTCACCGCTCGCAACGGCGTAACGATCGAAGTGCACAACACCGATGCCGAAGGCCGTTTAGTTCTGGCCGATGTGCTGAGTTATGCCGTGGATCAGAAAGCGGATTGCATCATCGATCTGGCGACGCTCACCGGTGCGTGCATGGTGGCGCTGGGCAACGACGTCGTCGGTGCGTTTACGAATGATCAACAATGGTGCGACACCGTTCTCGCTGCTTCGCGAGACCGCGGAGAACTGTTGTGGCAGATGCCGATGTACGAACTGTACGACGAATTGATCAAAAGCGACGTGGCGGACATCAAAAACGTCGGCGGCAAATGGGGCGGAGCGATCACTGCAGCTAAGTTTTTAGAGCAATTCGTAGGGGACACCAAATGGGTCCACCTAGACATCGCCGGCCCGGCGTTTTCGGACAAAAACCAACCCCATCAAGAGGGGGGAGCGACAGGCGTGATGGTACGGTCATTGGTGGAGGTGGCGGGACGATTTAAATAA
- a CDS encoding RluA family pseudouridine synthase, whose translation MQNARPTTPYPYTTVVTVENYLDREKIDRFLTRHFRNYTPQRMQRLIRGGCIWIDDVPAEPRFRVRAGQQVRVRLIEPPDKLIEAQDLPLDILYEDENIIAVNKPPRQSAHPGGNYHDGTLANALQYYLDRQTPLLGLLRPGIVHRLDRLTSGVIVVCKDHHAHRNLSIDFQSGRVAKTYLALVHGHVADDAGEIDAAIGRAAENGLMSVAPTATGSKAAVTRFRVLERFQLPYSLVEAKPLTGRLHQIRVHLSSVGHAIVADEFYGASHGEHLLDRQALHAAEIAFTHPLTGDPLVISAPLPVDFQQAVEPLRRNRG comes from the coding sequence ATGCAAAACGCCCGGCCAACAACACCATATCCCTACACCACCGTGGTCACGGTTGAAAACTACTTGGATCGCGAAAAGATCGATCGGTTTTTGACGCGGCATTTTCGGAATTATACGCCGCAGCGGATGCAGCGGTTGATTCGTGGGGGCTGCATATGGATTGATGATGTGCCGGCTGAGCCGCGGTTTCGGGTGCGGGCGGGACAACAAGTGCGTGTTCGGCTAATCGAGCCGCCCGATAAGCTGATCGAAGCCCAGGACCTGCCGTTGGACATCCTGTACGAAGATGAGAACATCATCGCCGTGAATAAACCGCCGCGGCAAAGTGCGCATCCGGGCGGCAATTATCACGACGGCACATTGGCCAATGCGTTGCAGTATTACCTCGATCGACAAACGCCGCTGCTGGGCCTGTTGCGGCCAGGGATTGTGCATCGTTTGGATCGGCTGACCAGCGGGGTGATTGTGGTTTGCAAAGACCACCATGCGCATCGCAATTTGTCGATCGACTTTCAGTCGGGGCGGGTGGCCAAGACGTATCTGGCGCTGGTGCATGGTCACGTCGCCGACGACGCGGGCGAGATTGATGCGGCTATTGGACGGGCAGCCGAGAACGGACTGATGAGCGTCGCCCCGACGGCAACAGGCAGCAAAGCCGCGGTCACCCGTTTTCGGGTGCTGGAGCGATTTCAATTGCCGTATTCGTTGGTCGAGGCAAAACCGCTGACGGGGCGGTTGCATCAGATCCGCGTACATCTGTCCAGCGTCGGCCATGCGATCGTGGCGGACGAGTTTTACGGTGCTTCTCACGGAGAGCATTTGCTGGATCGACAGGCGTTGCATGCGGCGGAAATCGCGTTCACGCATCCGCTGACCGGTGACCCATTGGTCATTTCGGCACCGTTGCCCGTCGATTTCCAGCAGGCGGTTGAGCCATTGCGTCGGAATCGCGGTTGA
- a CDS encoding 3-keto-disaccharide hydrolase, with translation MLKAVSLTAVAVMCLFLVVPLDSGAAEKADEKGWISLFNGKDFTGWRISEDGNWKVEDGVIVGGGNRSHVFSDKKFKDFEFKTECQLEPGSNSGVYFHADYVETWPVVGLEVQLNNTHGDPRKTGSLWGVTHAFESAAKDNEWFELHVKVVGNHVQTFVNGKMIIDYIQPNGVTDDRRVREEGGSFALQAHDPKSVMKFRNIRVKPLKSK, from the coding sequence ATGTTGAAAGCCGTAAGTTTGACTGCTGTTGCCGTAATGTGCCTGTTTCTCGTTGTCCCGTTGGACTCGGGTGCTGCTGAAAAGGCGGACGAAAAAGGCTGGATCAGCCTGTTCAATGGAAAAGATTTCACTGGCTGGCGGATCAGCGAAGACGGAAACTGGAAGGTCGAAGACGGCGTGATCGTCGGCGGCGGCAATCGTTCGCACGTCTTCAGCGACAAGAAATTCAAAGATTTTGAATTCAAGACCGAATGCCAACTCGAGCCGGGCAGTAACTCGGGCGTCTATTTCCACGCCGATTACGTCGAAACTTGGCCGGTAGTGGGCCTGGAAGTCCAACTCAACAACACACACGGCGACCCGCGTAAAACCGGCAGCCTGTGGGGTGTGACGCATGCGTTTGAGTCGGCCGCTAAAGACAATGAATGGTTCGAACTGCACGTCAAAGTCGTCGGCAATCATGTGCAAACATTCGTGAATGGAAAAATGATCATCGACTACATTCAGCCCAACGGAGTCACCGACGATCGCCGCGTCCGCGAAGAAGGGGGCAGTTTCGCCCTACAGGCGCACGATCCCAAAAGCGTGATGAAGTTTCGCAACATCCGTGTGAAGCCGCTCAAGAGCAAATAG
- a CDS encoding alpha/beta fold hydrolase produces MTESHENLLLLPGLHGVGSLFPPFISAMPPHWTTRTFEYPLDAVRSYEDWTAKIRETLPEREPFVMVAESFSGPIAVKIAATPPPNLRALVLTGTFLSNPVSPLPKWLVRVAKPLLRIAPLPRLLLRRFLLSPDSPPELVQGVFQAVDLLPKTTMVDRIVSTSMVDVREDYRQLTVPTLVFVGLRERLIRPRAVAEFSRLRPDVQVVEIDAPHLIVESKPQESVAAIAQFLQQLPRSDA; encoded by the coding sequence ATGACCGAGTCCCACGAAAATCTCTTGTTACTTCCCGGCTTACACGGCGTCGGCTCGTTGTTTCCTCCCTTCATCTCCGCCATGCCGCCGCACTGGACGACACGTACCTTCGAGTATCCGCTCGATGCGGTGCGTTCCTACGAAGACTGGACAGCAAAAATCCGTGAGACTCTTCCCGAGCGGGAACCGTTCGTCATGGTCGCAGAATCTTTCTCCGGACCAATCGCTGTCAAAATTGCCGCAACGCCACCACCCAATCTGCGAGCATTGGTTTTGACCGGAACATTCCTCTCAAACCCGGTGTCCCCCCTGCCGAAGTGGCTGGTCCGCGTCGCTAAACCTCTGTTGAGAATCGCGCCCCTTCCTCGTTTATTGCTGCGGCGATTTTTATTATCCCCAGATTCACCGCCTGAGTTGGTGCAAGGAGTGTTTCAGGCGGTCGATTTACTCCCCAAAACGACAATGGTCGATCGTATCGTGTCCACTAGCATGGTCGACGTGCGTGAGGATTATCGCCAGTTGACGGTGCCGACGCTGGTCTTCGTTGGACTGCGAGAACGACTCATTCGTCCTCGTGCGGTCGCGGAATTCAGCCGTTTGCGTCCCGATGTGCAGGTCGTCGAAATCGATGCACCACACCTCATCGTGGAGTCCAAGCCGCAAGAATCCGTTGCCGCAATCGCACAGTTTTTGCAGCAACTGCCTCGATCCGATGCGTGA